ACGATACAAGGACAGTGCCAAGGAAAGAGTGGCGGAGCTTTAACATATAGAACTCCAAAGACCACTTTAACAATTGCAAGACTCATCAGGATTGACGGGGAATACTATCTGCTTTACTTCTTGGGCGAAGGTGTCGAGATAACTGAAGAAATCGAGAAAAAGCTTAAATGGGGTAAGCAGTGGCCGCATACAGCTGTGAAAAATCCCCTCGACAAGGAGAAGTTCATTGCAGTTATGGGTGCAAATCACCTTTCCGCTGTTCCCGGAGATTACACCACCGAACTTAGATTCATAGCTAAGCTTTGGGGCATCAAGGCTGTCAACTTGGCAGACAAGGAACAAGTTGAAAGGCTTTTAGAGAAGGTATGATTTTTATATCTTTCCTCTTAATTTATGTCTGATGCACCATGTATAAAGGATTGGCTATAATCTTTGGCTTTCTCTTTCTGGGGGAGATCGTGGTTAGGGGTTTGAATCTTCCGATTCCTGGCAATGTAGTGGGTATGGTCCTTCTCACCTTAGCGCTGATTTTTAATGTCGTTAAAATTGAGGATGTTGAAAAAGAAGCAGAGTTATTTGTGAAAAACATGAGCATAATGTTTATTCCTCCTGGAGTCGGTATAGTCTTATACTGGGGGCTGATCAAAAGTCAAGCGGTGCCAATTTTTGCAGCTTT
Above is a genomic segment from Thermococcus sp. SY098 containing:
- a CDS encoding CidA/LrgA family protein, producing the protein MYKGLAIIFGFLFLGEIVVRGLNLPIPGNVVGMVLLTLALIFNVVKIEDVEKEAELFVKNMSIMFIPPGVGIVLYWGLIKSQAVPIFAALIISFFVTIILTAKFVEFLGGKRG